A part of Tessaracoccus timonensis genomic DNA contains:
- a CDS encoding S49 family peptidase: MSDLPPPNQDPKNQPNPEPPTQAPQSASSASSQPGSWQADAGPAPQLRPGYAPKPQKQPGGFSRGFGSGMGFALGLGVVLTVSSILSGLIFLGMLAVTLKDVEGDATTTLKTVWGDSSAEGRLRAISISGPILADASDGSVLSAGTYGYEVADMIRSLDKDDSSGLILLMNTPGGSIPGSAAIADAVTDYQKRTGQKVMAHVSSMSASGGVYSTSSADEIWADEGSLVGSIGVISGPFQRYTNVTALGSTLLEAGVTAEKIEQEYLSAGKGKAFGDPFVGMSDEQKAKWMEGINASYDKFVQRMVEGRGMDEKVIREEMGAGMFNGEKAVEYKLINGVKNRDEFFRYAAEQAGLDPSKTKVETVADDLGFLGGFLGVKRAYGQAPAVKQGEGVVPQLSQAICSRHAILAYHGAPTAACG; the protein is encoded by the coding sequence ATGTCTGATTTGCCCCCGCCCAACCAGGATCCGAAGAACCAGCCGAATCCTGAGCCACCCACGCAGGCTCCGCAGTCTGCGTCCAGCGCTAGCAGTCAGCCGGGTTCCTGGCAGGCCGACGCGGGCCCCGCGCCGCAGCTTCGCCCGGGGTACGCCCCGAAACCTCAGAAGCAGCCCGGTGGATTCAGCCGTGGCTTCGGCTCCGGCATGGGCTTTGCGCTCGGCCTGGGTGTGGTGCTCACCGTGAGCTCGATTCTGTCCGGTCTGATCTTCCTCGGCATGCTCGCAGTGACGTTGAAGGACGTCGAGGGCGACGCGACCACCACGCTCAAGACGGTGTGGGGCGACAGCAGCGCTGAGGGGCGTCTGCGCGCCATCTCGATCTCTGGCCCCATCCTGGCCGACGCTAGCGACGGATCGGTGCTCAGCGCTGGCACGTACGGTTACGAAGTTGCCGACATGATTCGCTCACTCGACAAGGACGACTCGTCGGGCCTGATCTTGCTCATGAACACGCCGGGCGGATCCATCCCGGGCTCCGCAGCGATTGCCGACGCCGTGACCGACTACCAGAAGCGCACCGGCCAGAAGGTCATGGCGCACGTGTCCAGCATGTCGGCCTCCGGTGGCGTGTATTCGACGTCGTCCGCCGACGAGATCTGGGCCGACGAAGGCTCGCTGGTGGGCTCGATCGGTGTGATCTCCGGGCCGTTCCAGCGCTACACCAACGTCACCGCACTGGGCAGCACACTGCTCGAGGCTGGCGTGACGGCTGAGAAGATCGAGCAGGAGTACCTCAGTGCCGGTAAGGGCAAGGCCTTCGGTGATCCGTTTGTGGGCATGAGCGACGAGCAGAAGGCCAAGTGGATGGAGGGCATCAACGCCTCCTACGACAAGTTCGTGCAGCGCATGGTTGAGGGCCGCGGCATGGATGAAAAGGTGATCCGCGAAGAGATGGGCGCCGGCATGTTCAACGGCGAGAAGGCCGTCGAATACAAGCTCATCAACGGTGTGAAGAACCGCGACGAATTCTTCCGCTACGCCGCTGAGCAGGCCGGGCTCGACCCGTCGAAGACGAAGGTCGAGACGGTCGCCGATGACCTCGGATTTCTGGGCGGCTTCCTCGGCGTGAAGCGCGCGTACGGGCAAGCTCCCGCAGTGAAGCAGGGGGAGGGCGTCGTGCCGCAGTTGAGCCAAGCCATCTGCAGCCGCCACGCCATCCTCGCCTACCACGGGGCGCCCACTGCGGCGTGCGGCTAA
- a CDS encoding metallopeptidase family protein — translation MPMDIADDDFDALVDEAFDEIPEALLEHIDNLVFVVEDEPDDGSDTLGVYEGQALTERDSSYFGQLPDRIVLFKGPLTRMCNSLDELADEVTITLLHELGHYHGIEEERLHELGWG, via the coding sequence ATGCCCATGGACATCGCCGACGACGACTTCGACGCGCTCGTGGATGAGGCGTTCGACGAGATCCCCGAGGCGCTGCTGGAACACATCGACAATCTCGTGTTCGTCGTCGAAGATGAGCCCGACGATGGTTCCGACACGCTGGGAGTGTACGAGGGTCAAGCACTCACCGAGCGAGATAGCAGCTACTTTGGGCAGCTGCCCGACCGCATCGTGCTGTTCAAGGGGCCGCTGACGCGGATGTGCAACAGCCTCGACGAACTCGCCGACGAGGTGACCATCACGCTGTTACATGAACTCGGCCACTACCACGGCATCGAGGAAGAACGCCTGCACGAGCTGGGCTGGGGATGA
- a CDS encoding ATP-binding cassette domain-containing protein, which translates to MIQCADLTFSHSRRRPLYEGLDLTFPTGRTVLLGPNGAGKTTLLRIIAGELRARSGAILLDGVPVAARQLRRRVSFMPQAIAPIRGLSTLEYTRYAAWLRGVSRSDTKAAALRALAQVALVDEQDRPSSKLSGGQLRRLGLAAALVSDPQVLLLDEPTASLDPEQRHRFRSVMQSVPDSLTMVVSTHQIDDVEDIYHQVAVLHTGSLAWSGTPEDFLGLAAGASRQQAEEAYLRIVGGS; encoded by the coding sequence ATGATCCAATGCGCTGACCTGACCTTCTCCCACTCCCGCAGGCGTCCCCTGTACGAGGGGCTCGATCTGACGTTTCCCACCGGCCGGACGGTGTTGCTCGGCCCGAACGGTGCGGGGAAGACCACGCTGCTGCGGATCATCGCGGGTGAGCTCCGGGCGCGCTCGGGCGCGATCCTCCTCGACGGTGTGCCCGTCGCCGCGCGCCAGTTGCGCCGCCGCGTGTCCTTCATGCCGCAGGCCATCGCTCCGATCCGGGGGCTCTCGACGCTCGAGTACACCCGGTACGCGGCGTGGCTGCGCGGGGTGTCCCGATCGGACACGAAGGCCGCCGCACTGCGAGCGCTGGCGCAGGTGGCGCTGGTAGACGAGCAGGACCGACCATCCAGCAAGCTCTCGGGTGGGCAGCTGCGTCGGCTGGGTTTGGCCGCCGCGCTGGTGTCCGACCCGCAGGTCCTGCTGCTGGACGAACCGACCGCGAGTCTGGATCCCGAGCAGCGCCACCGGTTCCGCAGCGTCATGCAGTCGGTGCCCGACTCCCTGACGATGGTCGTCAGCACGCATCAGATCGACGACGTCGAAGACATCTACCACCAGGTTGCGGTGCTGCACACCGGCTCGCTCGCGTGGTCGGGCACGCCCGAGGACTTCCTCGGCCTGGCTGCCGGCGCCTCGCGCCAGCAGGCCGAGGAGGCGTACCTGCGCATCGTGGGAGGGTCGTGA
- a CDS encoding LuxR C-terminal-related transcriptional regulator: protein MGIERSGTNEHLSCREQEVLQLIADGYRSGEIASQLVLARSTVKAHVETILRKTNSHSRAAAVAWGFRTGVIK, encoded by the coding sequence ATGGGGATCGAGAGGTCTGGCACGAATGAGCACCTCAGCTGCCGTGAGCAAGAAGTTTTGCAACTCATCGCAGACGGGTACAGGAGTGGTGAGATTGCCTCCCAACTGGTTCTAGCTCGCTCAACCGTCAAGGCGCACGTCGAGACGATCCTACGCAAGACGAACTCCCATTCAAGGGCCGCGGCCGTGGCGTGGGGATTCCGAACTGGCGTGATCAAGTGA
- the rpsP gene encoding 30S ribosomal protein S16 — protein MATKIRLKRMGKIRSPHYRIIVIDERKKRDGQAIEEIGLYHPKNDPSVIQLDSERAQYWLSVGAQPTEAVVAIMKRTGDWQKFTGDKSPSGIDPQPERRDREAEFAKALAEDSDATAPAITKAQEKKAAEEAEKKAAEEAEQKAAEEAAEADEPAKADEAEEAPAEGDDKAEA, from the coding sequence GTGGCAACCAAAATTCGTCTGAAGCGCATGGGCAAGATCCGCTCGCCCCACTACCGCATCATCGTCATCGACGAGCGCAAGAAGCGCGACGGGCAGGCTATCGAGGAAATCGGCCTGTACCACCCCAAGAACGACCCGTCTGTGATCCAGCTCGATTCGGAGCGCGCCCAGTACTGGCTCTCCGTCGGCGCACAGCCCACCGAGGCTGTCGTGGCCATCATGAAGCGTACGGGCGACTGGCAGAAGTTCACCGGCGACAAGTCGCCGTCGGGCATCGACCCGCAGCCGGAGCGTCGTGACCGCGAGGCTGAGTTCGCGAAGGCCCTCGCCGAGGATTCCGACGCCACCGCTCCCGCCATCACCAAGGCACAGGAGAAGAAGGCAGCCGAGGAAGCCGAGAAGAAGGCCGCGGAAGAGGCCGAACAGAAGGCTGCTGAGGAAGCCGCCGAGGCCGACGAGCCAGCCAAGGCCGACGAGGCTGAGGAAGCTCCGGCTGAGGGCGACGACAAGGCCGAGGCCTGA
- a CDS encoding RNA-binding protein, which translates to MLADALEHLVAGIVTNPDDVSVRDKDLRRGRLLEVRVHPDDVGKVIGRQGRTAQALRTVIGALAGQEQVRIDFVDTDRPRRR; encoded by the coding sequence GTGCTAGCTGACGCTCTCGAACACCTCGTCGCAGGCATCGTCACGAATCCCGACGATGTCTCCGTGCGTGACAAGGACCTCCGCCGCGGGCGGCTGCTCGAGGTTCGTGTCCACCCCGACGACGTGGGCAAGGTGATCGGTCGCCAGGGGCGCACTGCGCAGGCACTGCGTACCGTGATAGGCGCATTGGCTGGGCAGGAGCAGGTGCGGATCGACTTCGTCGACACCGACCGCCCCCGCCGCCGCTAA
- the rimM gene encoding ribosome maturation factor RimM (Essential for efficient processing of 16S rRNA) yields MNVEVIVGKVGRAHGIRGDVFIDVTTDEPKRRFTIGAQLRLDDGTQLEVVSVRKHGGRLLVAFTGLQDRTAVEQLTGRQLFADVPSDEQPSGHNEYFDRQLVGLEVRSAAGSPSGTIVGVQHMPAQDLLVIDVDGDERLVPFVEALVPSVNLEEGFVQLADIGGLLEDVE; encoded by the coding sequence ATGAACGTCGAGGTCATCGTCGGGAAGGTCGGGCGCGCCCACGGAATTCGTGGCGACGTCTTCATCGACGTGACCACCGATGAGCCGAAGCGCCGCTTCACTATAGGGGCACAGCTGAGGCTCGACGATGGCACCCAACTGGAGGTGGTCTCCGTGCGCAAGCACGGGGGTCGCCTCCTTGTTGCGTTCACGGGCCTGCAAGACCGCACCGCCGTCGAGCAGCTTACCGGGCGCCAGCTCTTCGCCGACGTGCCGAGCGACGAGCAACCCAGCGGCCATAACGAATACTTCGACCGTCAACTCGTCGGCCTGGAAGTGCGCTCGGCCGCGGGGTCACCGTCGGGAACCATCGTGGGCGTGCAGCACATGCCTGCGCAGGATCTCCTAGTGATTGACGTCGACGGCGACGAGCGTCTGGTTCCCTTCGTGGAGGCGCTGGTTCCCAGCGTGAACCTGGAGGAGGGCTTCGTGCAGCTCGCCGACATCGGTGGGCTCTTGGAGGACGTCGAGTGA
- the trmD gene encoding tRNA (guanosine(37)-N1)-methyltransferase TrmD, with translation MKIDVITTFPDYFAPLQLSLMGKAIESGLIELGVHDLRQWTYDRHHTTDDTPYGGGAGMVMKPEPWGEALDHVEASSPAQPTVVIPTPAGTRFTQSDAYELASKPHLVFACGRYEGIDQRVIDHCHAHYDTRELSLGDYVLNGGEVAVLAMTEAIVRLIPGVIGNPESLREESHSDDNDRLLEYPNYTKPPSWRGRAVPDVLLSGNHGLIAQWRRAQSEARTRQRRPDLMGD, from the coding sequence GTGAAGATCGACGTCATCACCACCTTCCCCGATTACTTCGCGCCCCTGCAGCTCAGCCTGATGGGCAAGGCGATTGAATCGGGGCTCATCGAGCTTGGCGTACACGATTTACGCCAGTGGACCTACGATCGCCATCACACCACCGACGACACCCCGTACGGCGGCGGTGCGGGCATGGTCATGAAACCCGAGCCGTGGGGCGAAGCCCTTGACCACGTCGAGGCGTCGTCGCCGGCGCAACCCACCGTCGTGATTCCCACGCCGGCTGGCACTCGCTTCACGCAGAGCGACGCCTACGAGCTCGCATCCAAACCGCATCTCGTGTTTGCCTGCGGTCGGTACGAGGGCATCGATCAGCGCGTGATCGACCACTGCCACGCGCACTACGACACGCGTGAACTGAGCCTCGGCGATTACGTACTCAACGGGGGAGAGGTGGCCGTGCTTGCGATGACAGAGGCCATCGTGCGACTCATCCCGGGTGTGATCGGCAACCCAGAGTCGCTACGCGAAGAAAGCCACTCCGACGACAACGACCGTCTGCTGGAATACCCGAACTACACCAAGCCTCCGAGCTGGCGCGGGCGAGCAGTTCCCGACGTGCTCCTGTCCGGTAACCACGGGCTCATCGCGCAGTGGCGCAGGGCACAATCGGAGGCAAGGACGAGGCAGCGTCGCCCTGATCTCATGGGCGACTGA
- a CDS encoding succinate dehydrogenase cytochrome b subunit, with translation MTIHQRAARSTVVKKFTMAVTGLIMIGFLLMHMYGNLKMFLSTDAFDHYAHWLKGADGVEDMMYPILPNGTFIWVFRAVMVLVIVLHFMSAFSLWSISSKASGRGYQHTTRISQTYSARTMRWGGVIVLVGLIVHLLQFTIIPTTFHGGPIDAPHVMVVHAFQQVWFVAMYAFWMILVCMHVRHGFWSAFATLGLNLSPRSRAILNGLAIFVAVLLYIGFMAMPLAVAFGLIGA, from the coding sequence ATGACTATTCATCAGCGGGCAGCTCGCTCGACTGTGGTCAAGAAGTTCACCATGGCGGTGACCGGCTTGATCATGATCGGCTTCCTGCTCATGCACATGTATGGCAACTTGAAGATGTTCCTGAGCACGGACGCCTTCGACCACTACGCACACTGGCTCAAGGGTGCCGACGGCGTTGAGGACATGATGTACCCCATTCTCCCGAATGGCACGTTCATCTGGGTCTTCCGCGCCGTGATGGTGCTCGTGATCGTGCTCCACTTCATGAGCGCGTTCTCCCTGTGGAGCATCTCCTCGAAGGCGTCTGGCCGCGGCTACCAGCACACCACGCGGATTTCGCAGACCTACTCCGCGCGTACCATGCGCTGGGGTGGCGTGATCGTGCTCGTGGGCCTCATCGTCCACCTGCTGCAGTTCACGATCATCCCGACGACGTTCCACGGCGGCCCCATCGACGCACCGCACGTCATGGTGGTGCACGCCTTCCAGCAGGTGTGGTTCGTCGCCATGTACGCGTTCTGGATGATCCTGGTGTGTATGCACGTGCGTCATGGCTTCTGGAGCGCGTTCGCGACGCTGGGCCTCAACCTGTCGCCCCGCTCACGCGCCATCCTGAACGGCCTGGCGATCTTCGTCGCGGTGCTCCTCTACATCGGCTTCATGGCCATGCCGCTGGCCGTGGCCTTCGGACTGATTGGTGCGTGA
- a CDS encoding fumarate reductase/succinate dehydrogenase flavoprotein subunit, with translation MTDVATNYYTVGENIADEKAPKVEIDKVWSTRQFQARLVNPANRRKLSVIIVGTGLAGGAAAATLGEAGYNVLNFCYQDSPRRAHSIAAQGGINAAKNYRNDNDSTFRLFYDTVKGGDYRARETNVYRLAEVSANIIDQCVAQGVPFAREYGGLLDTRSFGGVQVQRTFYARGQTGQQLLIGAYQQLERQVAAGTVKMYARHEMVELITVDGRARGIVTRDMVTGKVETWTADAVVLATGGYGNVFFLSTNAMGCNATAAWRAHRKGAYFGNPCYTQIHPTCIPQHGTSQSKLTLMSESLRNDGRIWVPKKAEDCGKDPRQIPEEDRDYYLERIYPSFGNLVPRDIASRQAKNMCDEGRGVGPAIVERAPDGTERSVRRGVYLDFSDAINRLGKKAVEAKYGNLFDMYQRITDENPYEVPMRIYPAVHYTMGGLWVDYDLQSTIPGMFVCGEANFSDHGANRLGASALMQGLADGYFVLPNTINDYLADAPFEKLAADHPAVVEARDSAQARIDKLMSIQGKRSVESFHKELGHIMWEYCGMERTEEGLKKAIGMIRELREEFWRDVRVTGKAEDFNQALENAGRVADFMELGELMCIDALHRRESCGGHFRAESQTEEGEALRHDDEFLYVAAWEWTGEGAKPVLHREDLVYNAIELKQRSYK, from the coding sequence ATGACTGACGTCGCAACGAATTACTACACCGTTGGCGAGAACATCGCCGATGAGAAGGCCCCCAAGGTCGAGATCGACAAGGTCTGGTCGACGCGCCAGTTCCAGGCTCGTCTCGTGAACCCGGCGAACCGCCGCAAGCTGTCCGTCATCATCGTCGGCACCGGTCTGGCCGGTGGTGCGGCGGCGGCGACGCTCGGTGAGGCCGGCTACAACGTGCTGAACTTCTGCTACCAGGATTCGCCACGACGGGCTCACTCCATCGCCGCACAGGGCGGTATCAACGCTGCGAAGAACTACCGCAACGACAACGACTCCACCTTCCGTCTCTTCTACGACACCGTGAAGGGCGGCGACTACCGCGCTCGCGAGACGAACGTCTACCGCCTCGCCGAGGTGTCCGCGAACATCATCGACCAGTGCGTCGCGCAGGGCGTGCCGTTCGCGCGTGAGTACGGCGGCCTGCTCGACACCCGCTCGTTCGGTGGCGTGCAGGTGCAGCGCACCTTCTACGCTCGTGGCCAAACCGGTCAGCAGCTGCTGATCGGCGCCTACCAGCAGCTCGAGCGCCAGGTGGCAGCCGGCACCGTCAAGATGTACGCCCGCCACGAAATGGTGGAGCTCATCACCGTCGACGGCCGGGCTCGCGGCATCGTCACCCGCGACATGGTCACCGGCAAGGTGGAGACGTGGACCGCCGACGCCGTCGTGCTCGCCACCGGTGGTTACGGCAACGTCTTCTTCCTCTCGACCAACGCGATGGGCTGCAACGCAACCGCCGCTTGGCGTGCGCACCGCAAGGGCGCCTACTTCGGCAACCCCTGCTACACGCAGATTCACCCCACGTGCATTCCGCAGCACGGCACGTCGCAGTCGAAGCTCACGCTGATGTCGGAGTCGCTGCGTAACGACGGCCGCATCTGGGTGCCCAAGAAGGCAGAAGACTGCGGCAAGGACCCGCGTCAGATCCCCGAGGAAGATCGCGACTACTACCTGGAGCGCATCTACCCGTCCTTCGGCAACCTTGTACCGCGCGATATCGCATCGCGTCAGGCGAAGAACATGTGCGACGAGGGTCGCGGCGTTGGCCCGGCCATCGTCGAGCGGGCTCCGGACGGCACCGAGCGCTCGGTGCGTCGCGGTGTGTACCTGGACTTCTCCGACGCCATCAACCGCCTGGGCAAGAAGGCAGTCGAAGCCAAGTACGGCAACCTCTTCGACATGTACCAGCGGATTACCGACGAGAACCCCTACGAGGTTCCGATGCGTATCTACCCGGCGGTGCACTACACCATGGGTGGCCTCTGGGTGGACTACGACCTCCAGTCGACGATCCCCGGCATGTTCGTGTGTGGCGAGGCCAACTTCTCCGACCACGGCGCCAACCGCCTCGGTGCCTCGGCGCTGATGCAGGGTCTGGCCGACGGCTACTTCGTCCTCCCGAACACTATCAACGACTACCTCGCTGATGCGCCGTTCGAGAAGCTCGCCGCCGACCACCCGGCTGTCGTCGAAGCGCGCGATTCTGCGCAGGCTCGCATCGACAAGCTCATGTCCATCCAGGGTAAGCGCTCCGTTGAATCGTTCCACAAGGAGCTCGGCCACATCATGTGGGAGTACTGCGGCATGGAGCGCACCGAGGAGGGCCTCAAGAAGGCCATCGGTATGATCCGCGAGCTGCGTGAGGAGTTCTGGCGCGACGTACGCGTCACTGGCAAGGCCGAGGACTTCAACCAGGCGCTCGAAAACGCCGGCCGCGTGGCCGACTTCATGGAGTTGGGCGAACTGATGTGCATCGACGCGCTCCACCGTCGTGAGTCCTGCGGTGGACACTTCCGCGCCGAGAGCCAGACCGAAGAGGGCGAGGCGCTGCGTCACGACGACGAGTTCCTCTACGTCGCGGCCTGGGAATGGACCGGCGAGGGCGCCAAGCCGGTGCTCCACCGTGAGGATCTCGTCTACAACGCAATCGAACTGAAGCAACGGAGTTACAAGTGA
- a CDS encoding succinate dehydrogenase/fumarate reductase iron-sulfur subunit, which produces MKLKLRIWRQASKNAQGSMVEYHLDGVSEDMSFLEMLDMLNEQLTEKNEEPVAFDHDCREGICGMCSLVINGVAHGPEVTTTCQLHMRSFSDGATIDIEPWQAGPFPVIKDLVVDRTSLDRIIAAGGYVSSNTGSAPDAHATPAPKREADTAFDNATCIGCGACVAACPNSSAMLFTSAKISHLALLPQGQPERYRRVKSMVAQHDEEGFGNCTNIGECAAVCPKGIPLESISRLNRDLMKAMFKGDGK; this is translated from the coding sequence GTGAAACTGAAGCTACGTATCTGGCGTCAGGCCTCCAAGAATGCTCAGGGCAGCATGGTGGAGTACCACCTCGACGGCGTGTCCGAGGACATGTCCTTCCTCGAGATGCTCGACATGCTCAATGAGCAGCTGACGGAGAAGAACGAAGAGCCTGTTGCGTTCGACCACGACTGCCGCGAAGGCATCTGTGGCATGTGTTCTCTGGTCATCAACGGTGTCGCTCACGGCCCCGAGGTGACCACCACCTGTCAGCTCCACATGCGCTCCTTCTCCGACGGTGCCACCATCGACATCGAGCCTTGGCAGGCCGGGCCGTTCCCGGTCATCAAGGATCTCGTCGTCGACCGCACTTCGCTCGACCGCATCATTGCCGCCGGCGGCTATGTGTCGTCGAACACCGGTTCCGCTCCCGACGCGCACGCCACCCCGGCGCCGAAGCGCGAGGCGGACACCGCGTTCGACAACGCAACCTGCATCGGCTGTGGTGCCTGTGTGGCGGCGTGCCCGAACAGCTCGGCCATGCTCTTCACTTCGGCGAAGATCTCCCACCTGGCGCTGCTCCCGCAGGGCCAGCCGGAGCGCTACCGCCGCGTGAAGTCCATGGTGGCCCAGCACGACGAGGAGGGCTTCGGCAACTGCACCAACATTGGTGAGTGCGCCGCGGTCTGCCCGAAGGGCATCCCGCTGGAGTCCATCTCCCGCCTGAACCGCGACCTCATGAAGGCGATGTTCAAGGGCGACGGCAAGTAA
- the rplS gene encoding 50S ribosomal protein L19, protein MTNPIIKELDKQSLRDDIPEFRAGDSVKVHVKVVEGNRSRVQVFAGTVIAKNAGGIQEAFTVRKVSFGVGVERTFPLHSPIIDKIEVERHGDVRRAKLYYLRGLRGKAAKIKEKRA, encoded by the coding sequence ATGACGAACCCCATCATCAAAGAGCTCGACAAGCAGTCGCTGCGCGACGACATCCCCGAGTTCCGCGCCGGCGACTCCGTGAAGGTTCACGTGAAGGTCGTGGAAGGCAACCGCTCCCGTGTCCAGGTGTTCGCGGGCACCGTGATCGCCAAGAACGCCGGCGGCATCCAGGAAGCATTCACCGTCCGCAAGGTGAGCTTCGGCGTTGGTGTTGAGCGTACCTTCCCGCTGCACAGCCCCATCATCGACAAGATCGAGGTCGAGCGTCACGGCGACGTGCGTCGCGCCAAGCTGTACTACCTCCGCGGGCTCCGCGGCAAGGCAGCCAAGATCAAGGAAAAGCGCGCCTGA
- the lepB gene encoding signal peptidase I, whose product MNEQPNTETPEDVDAPSERPTFGRRVLGWLGEGAIIVVGAIVIAVLLRTFIGQMFVIPSGSMQNTIDVGDRVFVSKLGGFQRGDVVVFEDPDHWLGTTQAPDPGPLQRGLEFVGLVPTSGTEHLIKRVIGMPGDHVRLNDEGKIEVNGQALDETPYLFAENGVQVEPATVPFDIVVPAGHIFVMGDHRNASGDSRCRLANVKQGEPQGMAAFIPVDKVVGSAVAIVAPLDRLSTFVVPETFASVPDPAEPAPDKPVLHHVEPGC is encoded by the coding sequence GTGAATGAACAGCCGAACACCGAAACACCCGAGGACGTCGACGCCCCCAGTGAGCGTCCAACCTTCGGGCGGCGTGTGCTCGGTTGGCTCGGCGAGGGCGCCATCATCGTTGTGGGGGCCATCGTCATCGCCGTGCTGCTGCGAACCTTCATCGGGCAAATGTTCGTCATCCCTTCTGGTTCTATGCAGAACACCATCGACGTCGGCGACCGCGTATTTGTCAGTAAGCTCGGCGGATTCCAGCGCGGCGACGTCGTCGTTTTCGAAGACCCGGATCACTGGCTCGGCACCACACAAGCGCCAGACCCCGGCCCGCTGCAGCGCGGGCTGGAATTCGTCGGGTTAGTTCCCACCAGCGGTACGGAGCACCTCATCAAGCGGGTTATTGGAATGCCGGGCGATCATGTGCGGCTCAACGATGAAGGGAAGATCGAGGTCAACGGCCAAGCCCTCGACGAAACCCCATACCTGTTCGCAGAGAACGGTGTTCAGGTGGAGCCTGCGACGGTGCCTTTCGACATCGTGGTGCCTGCCGGACATATTTTTGTGATGGGAGATCACCGCAACGCATCTGGTGATTCACGTTGCCGACTCGCGAATGTGAAACAGGGCGAGCCGCAAGGCATGGCGGCGTTCATCCCGGTTGACAAGGTCGTCGGCTCCGCCGTCGCCATCGTTGCGCCACTCGATCGGCTCTCCACGTTCGTCGTGCCTGAAACATTCGCGAGCGTCCCCGACCCTGCCGAACCTGCGCCCGACAAGCCTGTGCTGCACCACGTCGAACCGGGCTGCTGA
- a CDS encoding ribonuclease HII codes for MMVRLGQGNYAYERALLRSGLGPVAGVDEAGRGASAGPLVAAAVILDPSRPIPDLDDSKALTPAKRERLLEEIRRSSLAVAVAEVSPEQCDALGMHEADIQALRRAVSKLDVRPGFVLTDGFPVDGLDVPGLAMWKGDKVSACVSAASVVAKVTRDRIMADFAQEFPEYGFEIHKGYNTARHQAALVEYGPTRIHRWCFANVRAAHSSRATAPVQ; via the coding sequence CTGATGGTCCGACTCGGGCAGGGCAACTACGCCTACGAGCGCGCACTGCTCCGCAGCGGGCTCGGGCCGGTGGCTGGAGTCGACGAGGCCGGCCGCGGTGCGAGCGCCGGGCCACTGGTGGCGGCAGCCGTGATTCTCGATCCATCCCGTCCCATCCCTGATCTCGACGACTCGAAGGCGCTCACCCCAGCCAAGCGCGAACGACTCCTAGAAGAGATCCGACGAAGCTCCCTCGCCGTCGCGGTGGCCGAGGTGAGCCCGGAGCAATGCGATGCGCTGGGCATGCATGAAGCCGACATTCAGGCGCTCCGCAGGGCCGTGAGCAAGCTCGACGTACGCCCGGGATTCGTACTCACCGACGGATTTCCCGTCGACGGCCTGGACGTGCCGGGCCTGGCGATGTGGAAGGGCGACAAAGTATCCGCCTGCGTGAGTGCAGCGTCGGTGGTAGCGAAGGTGACGAGAGACCGCATCATGGCGGATTTCGCACAGGAGTTTCCAGAATACGGTTTTGAGATCCATAAGGGATACAACACGGCGCGGCACCAGGCCGCACTTGTCGAGTATGGTCCGACGCGAATCCACCGCTGGTGTTTCGCCAACGTTCGTGCCGCCCATAGCAGCCGCGCCACGGCCCCAGTACAGTGA
- a CDS encoding DUF2469 domain-containing protein, with product MNSEDLDEYESKLELDLYREYKDVVGIFTYAVETERRFYLCNAVDLKVRTEGGDVYYEVSMGDAWVWDMYRPARFVKSAKVLTFRDVSIEEIAHSDLEVPKP from the coding sequence ATGAACTCCGAGGACCTTGATGAGTACGAGTCGAAGCTCGAGTTGGACCTGTACCGCGAGTACAAGGACGTCGTAGGAATCTTCACCTACGCGGTGGAGACAGAGCGGCGCTTCTACCTCTGCAACGCCGTCGACTTGAAGGTCCGCACGGAGGGCGGCGACGTGTACTACGAGGTGTCGATGGGAGACGCCTGGGTGTGGGACATGTACCGCCCCGCACGGTTTGTGAAGTCTGCCAAGGTGCTCACCTTCCGGGACGTCTCGATCGAGGAGATCGCGCACTCGGACCTGGAGGTGCCGAAGCCGTAA